In Chaetodon trifascialis isolate fChaTrf1 chromosome 6, fChaTrf1.hap1, whole genome shotgun sequence, one DNA window encodes the following:
- the ptar1 gene encoding protein prenyltransferase alpha subunit repeat-containing protein 1: MAESEEEVDVLVQRVVKDITNAFKRNPNIDEIGVIPCPEARYNRSPIVLVENKLGIESWCVKFLLPYVHNKLLLYRQRKHWLDREALVDITCTLLLLNPDFTTAWNVRKELLQCGVLNPEKDLYLGKLALTKFPKSPETWIHRRWVLQQVLRQFSAVGCSRKQQQQGEAEQADAERSQQLSDHLARTLHQEMKVCCDAACRYPSNYNAWSHRIWVLQHMAMGNVKVLHDELSSMRLWVSMHVSDHSGFHYRQFLLKELITELSQAPASTTTTTTNTTNNNTNSPQHHSSTAPSSSPHHHSHTQANGELPGAEAAGEDEKQLSFTTVLQLFRQEMELCSDLIQSFPGHETLWSHRRHVFYLWHYWRREHQHHCSTNRDNESAHRNDSDPVLQKVSTQGCAGRGESVNGQRHASEAMEVDGASLPDPRDSKRLKRGVLLPDPPALPSEYNFVSSILDDCCNPEQRRFALAYKKWLDTVIGQQP; this comes from the exons ATGGCGgagtctgaggaggaggtggacgtCTTGGTCCAGAGAGTTGTCAAAGACATCACTAACGCCTTCAAGAGAAACCCCAACAT TGATGAGATTGGTGTGATCCCATGTCCAGAGGCTCGCTACAACCGCAGTCCCATTGTGTTGGTGGAGAATAAGCTGGGAATTGAGAGCTGGTGTGTCAAGTTCCTGCTGCCATATGTCCACAACAAGCTGCTGCTCTACCGCCAGCGTAAACACTGGCTGGACAGGGAAG CTTTAGTGGATATCACCTGCACTCTGTTGCTGCTGAACCCGGACTTCACCACCGCATGGAATGTCAG GAAGGAGCTACTGCAGTGCGGAGTTCTTAACCCAGAGAAGGATCTGTACCTGGGCAAACTCGCACTCACCAAATTTCCCAAGAGCCCAGAGACGTGGATACACCG ACGCTGGGTGCTGCAGCAGGTCCTGCGTCAGTTCTCTGCGGTGGgttgcagcaggaagcagcagcagcagggtgaagCGGAACAGGCTGATGCAGAAAGGAGTCAGCAGCTCAGTGACCATCTAGCCAGGACGCTCCACCAAGAGATGAAGGTGTGCTGTGATGCTGCCTGCCGCTATCCCAGCAACTACAACGCCTGGTCCCACCGCATCTGGGTGCTGCAGCACATGGCCATGGGCAATGTCAAG GTTTTACATGATGAGCTGTCCTCCATGCGCCTATGGGTGTCCATGCATGTGTCTGACCACAGTGGCTTCCACTACCGCCAGTTCCTGCTCAAGGAGCTGATCACTGAGCTCTCCCAGGCTCCAgcttccaccaccaccaccaccaccaacaccaccaacaacaacaccaactcACCCCAGCACCACTCCAGCACAGCCCCCAGCAGCAGTCCCCACCACCACAGCCACACCCAGGCTAACGGGGAGCTGCCAGGAGCAGAGGCAGCGGGTGAGGACGAGAAGCAGCTCAGCTTCACCACAGTCCTTCAGCTCTTCCGCCAGGAGATGGAGCTGTGCTCAGACCTGATCCAGTCCTTCCCTGGACACGAGACACTCTGGAGTCACAG GCGGCATGTCTTCTACTTGTGGCACTACTGGAGGAGGGAACACCAGCACCACTGCAGCACCAACAGAGACAACGAGTCGGCTCACCGTAACGACAGCGACCCAGTTCTGCAGAAGGTCAGCACTCAAGGCTGCGCAGGCCGGGGGGAGAGTGTTAATGGACAGAGGCACGCTAGTGAAGCTATGGAGGTCGATGGGGCGTCCTTGCCAGACCCCCGTGACAGCAAACGACTGAAGAGAGGCGTCCTGCTGCCAGACCCCCCCGCCCTGCCCTCTGAGTACAACTTTGTAAGCAGTATCCTGGACGACTGCTGTAACCCCGAGCAGAGACGTTTCGCCCTGGCATATAAGAAGTGGTTAGACACTGTCATTGGTCAGCagccctga